One stretch of Candidatus Thermoplasmatota archaeon DNA includes these proteins:
- a CDS encoding C25 family cysteine peptidase: MRKNHICILSSIAILILLNINIQSIPGLQHQPLLQTIQSTEYFSPPIIHQNDEYTTITLAESNSVLTQDNKPMLPVVVKTFEFPVGTKILGIEGIPSNGKMISIQKKIQPGPIKQKIDSKIILLQESGDQETYASQKFYPEAWYHYTVGRGLNKKNDPTVFVSIHIYPIRYCAAENLITTIQSIQLIITYEQHPVGILSKESYDLLIIAPAEFSAHLQPLLTHKNSYTMRTILQNLEDIYTNFPGRDNAEQIKYCVKYAYDTWNIQYVLLVGDMKKLPIRHTYASWWEPDILSDLYYADIYDEHDIFCSWDGNNNNKFGETNHDNDIDGVDLYPDVHIGRLACSNIQEVDTVVNKIITYETTTYHQSWFNTVIVAGGDTFPPGCGAPPNVFEGEITNAKVLEQLPSFSPVKLWSSTKNLNAQMFNKAINQGAGFLSYAGHGFEHGWGTYRPNSLRYKMGFSQPLYYTPFIKKLYNQNQLPVMFFDACLTAKLDFNVSDLMRYYPVFTNLLIALSQIENNPSIFYPCFAWSFVAYENGGAIATIGATRTAYTHVDSNGVYAGAGYLDVHFFQGYEEGVHLGQMLTRSQNDYINYVGPDYFTIEEFILLGDPSLKIGGYP, from the coding sequence ATGCGAAAAAATCACATTTGCATTCTCAGCAGCATAGCCATCCTTATTCTACTAAATATCAATATTCAATCAATACCTGGATTACAACATCAACCTTTGCTACAAACGATTCAATCAACAGAATATTTTTCACCGCCAATAATTCATCAAAACGATGAGTATACCACCATTACACTTGCTGAGTCAAACTCAGTATTAACACAGGACAACAAACCGATGCTCCCAGTTGTGGTTAAAACCTTTGAATTTCCTGTAGGTACAAAAATCCTCGGAATCGAAGGTATTCCTTCCAACGGTAAGATGATCTCAATCCAGAAAAAAATCCAACCAGGACCAATCAAGCAAAAAATAGATTCAAAGATCATCCTCTTGCAAGAAAGTGGTGATCAAGAAACGTATGCCAGCCAAAAATTTTATCCTGAAGCATGGTATCATTATACCGTTGGACGAGGACTCAATAAAAAGAATGATCCTACTGTTTTTGTATCGATCCATATCTATCCAATACGATATTGCGCTGCAGAAAATCTCATAACAACAATCCAGTCAATACAACTTATAATTACCTATGAACAACACCCTGTAGGTATCCTCTCTAAAGAATCCTATGATCTATTAATCATAGCACCTGCAGAGTTCTCAGCACATCTACAACCGTTACTCACCCATAAAAATAGTTATACTATGCGAACAATTCTTCAAAATCTTGAAGATATTTATACTAATTTTCCCGGCCGAGACAATGCTGAACAAATTAAATATTGCGTAAAATACGCCTATGATACGTGGAACATACAGTATGTTCTTCTCGTCGGGGATATGAAAAAATTGCCGATACGGCATACGTATGCATCATGGTGGGAACCAGACATCTTAAGTGATCTGTATTATGCTGATATCTATGACGAACATGATATTTTCTGTAGTTGGGATGGAAATAATAACAATAAATTTGGTGAAACGAATCATGATAACGATATCGACGGTGTTGATTTGTATCCAGATGTTCATATTGGACGACTTGCATGTTCGAATATACAAGAAGTTGATACTGTTGTCAACAAGATCATTACTTATGAAACGACAACGTATCATCAATCATGGTTTAATACCGTGATTGTTGCAGGAGGAGATACATTTCCACCAGGATGCGGAGCACCTCCAAATGTTTTTGAGGGAGAGATAACAAATGCAAAGGTGTTAGAACAGCTTCCCTCGTTTTCTCCTGTGAAACTGTGGTCATCAACAAAGAATCTCAATGCACAGATGTTCAACAAGGCGATTAACCAAGGCGCAGGTTTCCTAAGCTATGCAGGACATGGCTTTGAACATGGATGGGGGACCTATCGGCCGAACTCATTACGATATAAAATGGGGTTTAGCCAACCGTTGTACTATACACCATTTATTAAAAAACTATATAATCAGAATCAACTTCCGGTAATGTTTTTTGATGCATGTCTAACGGCAAAGCTTGATTTCAATGTTTCTGATCTCATGCGATATTATCCTGTTTTTACCAATCTTTTAATAGCTCTTTCTCAAATTGAAAACAATCCATCAATCTTTTATCCCTGTTTTGCATGGAGTTTTGTTGCCTATGAAAACGGCGGTGCTATAGCAACTATTGGTGCTACGAGAACAGCATATACTCATGTTGATAGCAATGGTGTTTATGCTGGTGCAGGATATCTTGACGTACATTTCTTTCAAGGATATGAAGAAGGAGTCCATCTTGGACAGATGTTAACGAGAAGTCAGAATGATTATATCAACTATGTTGGTCCTGATTACTTTACAATCGAAGAATTTATTCTACTTGGTGATCCTAGCTTAAAGATTGGTGGGTATCCATAA
- the rpl12p gene encoding 50S ribosomal protein P1, translated as MEYIYSAMLLHSAGQKITEEHVKKVLTAAGVKPDEARIKALVASLEGVNIDEAIKSAAALPVAAPAQTAADVPAEKKDAKKKEEKKEEVSQEEAAAGLSALFD; from the coding sequence ATGGAATATATCTACAGTGCAATGCTTCTCCACTCCGCAGGACAAAAAATTACTGAAGAACATGTTAAAAAGGTTCTTACTGCAGCTGGCGTGAAACCAGATGAAGCCCGGATTAAAGCACTTGTTGCATCACTTGAAGGTGTCAACATAGATGAAGCAATAAAATCCGCTGCAGCACTACCTGTTGCTGCACCTGCACAAACAGCTGCTGATGTACCTGCAGAAAAGAAAGATGCAAAGAAAAAGGAAGAGAAAAAAGAAGAAGTGTCACAGGAAGAAGCTGCAGCCGGTCTCAGCGCACTTTTTGACTAA
- a CDS encoding 50S ribosomal protein L10 gives MAHVASWKNNEVQELTSILTTRKVIGIVNVAGIPGPQIQNMRGNIRSKAQIRAAKNSLIKIALDEAEKQVPGISKLKSEVNGQAAIIAADVNPFHLYKEIKATRTHAPAKGGEIAQNDIIVKAGDTPFKPGPIVGELQKAGIPAAIQEGKVVIKTDKVIVPAGKKIPTDVAQMLTRLEIYPLEIGLTLNAVYELGNIYKPDVLDIDMDKFMGKLATASSNAFAVAMKTAWTTKATINQLIMKAHRDAYYLALEQNILTKDTIPPLLSKAHRTMLTLAKKTQDAALDEDLKKNLT, from the coding sequence ATGGCACATGTTGCAAGCTGGAAAAACAATGAAGTTCAAGAACTTACCTCGATTCTAACCACGAGAAAAGTGATTGGAATTGTGAATGTTGCTGGAATCCCAGGTCCACAAATACAAAACATGCGAGGAAATATTCGATCTAAAGCGCAGATTCGAGCTGCAAAAAACAGCTTAATTAAAATTGCATTAGACGAAGCAGAAAAACAAGTTCCTGGTATCAGTAAACTCAAATCAGAAGTCAACGGTCAAGCAGCGATTATCGCAGCAGATGTCAACCCGTTTCATCTTTATAAAGAAATCAAAGCGACACGAACTCATGCACCTGCCAAAGGTGGTGAAATCGCACAAAACGATATCATTGTCAAGGCAGGAGATACTCCTTTCAAACCAGGTCCGATTGTTGGCGAACTTCAGAAGGCAGGGATACCAGCTGCCATTCAAGAAGGAAAAGTCGTTATAAAAACCGACAAGGTTATTGTTCCTGCTGGCAAAAAAATTCCGACCGACGTTGCACAGATGCTTACCCGGTTGGAAATCTATCCTTTAGAAATTGGTCTTACGTTAAATGCAGTGTATGAACTCGGAAATATCTACAAACCTGATGTTTTAGATATCGATATGGACAAATTCATGGGTAAGCTTGCTACAGCATCTTCGAATGCTTTCGCTGTTGCAATGAAAACAGCATGGACTACGAAAGCAACAATCAATCAGCTCATTATGAAAGCACATCGCGATGCGTATTACCTCGCATTAGAACAAAATATTCTAACAAAAGATACGATTCCACCGTTACTCTCAAAGGCACATAGAACGATGCTGACTCTTGCAAAAAAAACACAAGATGCTGCCCTTGATGAAGATTTAAAGAAAAATTTAACATAA
- a CDS encoding 50S ribosomal protein L1: MADQKTVEAIQKALDESKKLDRKFKQSVDLVINLKNIDISDTKNRIEEEILLPHGPGKEAKIALFAGGELALKAKQHVDLLIKPEEIEELAKNKKKFKKIAEEYDFFISEASLMPTIGKTLGVVLGPRGKMPKPVPPQIDVAPIVKNLRKSIRIRSKQSYACHATVGREEMNPEQIAENIAAILKRLESKLERGSQNIGALYIKTTMGPPIRVA; encoded by the coding sequence ATGGCAGATCAAAAAACCGTTGAAGCAATACAAAAAGCATTAGACGAGTCAAAAAAACTTGACCGTAAATTCAAACAAAGCGTCGATCTAGTTATTAATCTAAAAAACATTGATATCAGTGACACCAAAAATCGTATCGAAGAAGAAATACTACTTCCCCATGGGCCAGGTAAAGAGGCAAAAATAGCTCTTTTTGCTGGTGGAGAACTTGCACTAAAAGCAAAACAGCATGTTGATCTTCTCATAAAACCTGAAGAAATTGAAGAACTTGCAAAAAATAAAAAGAAATTCAAAAAAATTGCTGAGGAATATGATTTCTTTATTTCAGAAGCATCACTGATGCCAACCATAGGTAAAACCCTTGGTGTTGTTCTTGGTCCTCGAGGGAAAATGCCCAAACCAGTACCCCCACAGATTGATGTTGCACCAATTGTAAAAAATCTTCGAAAAAGTATCCGCATACGATCCAAACAAAGCTATGCATGTCATGCAACAGTTGGACGGGAAGAGATGAATCCTGAACAGATTGCTGAGAACATTGCAGCGATATTAAAAAGACTTGAATCAAAACTTGAACGCGGATCGCAAAACATTGGCGCTTTATATATTAAGACTACGATGGGGCCTCCCATTCGTGTTGCATAA
- a CDS encoding transcriptional regulator — protein sequence MERNELLVQIRETLGTAGFTVSEVYNIRLSGFDILARKDDTLLIIKVLTNIDSFSEDVAQELRTLCSILHATPLLIGEHNGFNKLEDDVVYLRFGVQAITINTLKNYLYHKDSIRIYAGPGGLYVRLDEEKLKKLRQEKNISLGSFARHVNVSRKTVQMYEEGMNARVDVAERIEELLENSVITPIDVFKNPDFDADICSLYNQALHHFERFQREIFLLLQEAGYKIFPLDKFPFEAVSKEKEKILLTCIQKYNANLSKRAQIINSISKITEKHAVVITDKDNKQNIHGTPVIAKKELKKLRDPEEVLRLIIERMIICR from the coding sequence ATGGAACGAAACGAACTTCTCGTTCAAATACGGGAAACCCTGGGCACTGCTGGTTTCACTGTTTCGGAAGTGTACAATATACGTCTCAGTGGTTTTGATATCCTTGCTCGGAAAGATGATACGTTGCTTATCATCAAAGTATTAACCAATATTGATTCATTCTCAGAAGATGTCGCACAAGAGCTTCGAACATTATGCTCGATACTCCACGCAACTCCCCTTCTCATCGGAGAACATAATGGTTTTAATAAATTAGAAGACGATGTTGTCTATCTTCGATTCGGTGTACAAGCAATAACCATTAACACTCTGAAAAACTATCTTTATCATAAAGATTCAATCAGGATCTATGCAGGACCTGGTGGTTTATATGTTCGCCTTGATGAAGAAAAACTTAAAAAACTCCGACAAGAGAAAAATATATCACTTGGATCATTTGCCCGTCATGTTAATGTCTCAAGAAAAACAGTTCAAATGTATGAAGAAGGGATGAATGCACGAGTCGATGTTGCAGAACGTATCGAGGAACTCTTGGAAAATTCAGTTATCACTCCTATTGATGTTTTTAAAAACCCTGATTTTGATGCAGATATCTGTTCACTCTACAACCAGGCATTACATCATTTCGAACGTTTTCAACGTGAAATCTTCCTCCTTCTCCAAGAAGCAGGATATAAGATTTTTCCCCTTGATAAATTTCCTTTCGAAGCGGTAAGTAAAGAAAAAGAAAAAATCCTTCTTACCTGCATCCAAAAATATAATGCAAACTTGTCAAAACGAGCACAAATCATCAACAGTATCTCAAAAATAACCGAGAAACACGCTGTGGTAATCACCGATAAAGACAACAAACAAAATATCCATGGAACACCGGTTATAGCGAAAAAAGAATTAAAGAAACTGCGAGATCCCGAAGAAGTACTCCGTTTGATCATCGAACGGATGATTATCTGTCGGTGA
- a CDS encoding tRNA(Ile)(2)-agmatinylcytidine synthase, producing MKTIWIGIDDTDSTLGGCTTFVARKIIEDLGEQYTLIGYPRLIRLNPNIPWKTRGNGALALHIGRSDERVLHIGEIEKKACFSSPSGKYSLTSNDVTKIQKTVHEIVEHYAQVQDPNTNPGVVFFSKQPSYSVYKKTVTSLVTIQETMRVLKLMHATYFGLKNRRGLIGATAAVAWKPKTDKTYEVIAYREKNRWGTPRKVDAYSVQKMDATIISTFDNYDYRNKHNRIVPNSPCPILFGIRGDNSSDLIAAQKMIISEKKESWILFETNQGTDDHIQRKKIDQIKPYDSVIVRGCVSQRPWTFLGGHVFFDIQDTSGSITCAAYEPTKEFRKIIRELLPGDVVDVYGGVRKKPLTINIEKIHVHKLVQFFVKSQNPVCPKCGKHMKSQGTNQGYKCIRCHTKRKKALFSEQERKIQRDLYEVPVCARRHLSKPLKRIKATSQPRS from the coding sequence ATGAAAACCATTTGGATTGGCATTGATGATACTGATTCAACCTTGGGTGGTTGTACTACATTTGTTGCTCGAAAAATCATAGAAGATCTTGGTGAGCAGTATACACTTATTGGATACCCTCGGTTGATTCGGTTAAATCCCAACATCCCCTGGAAAACCAGGGGTAACGGTGCCCTGGCACTGCATATTGGGAGAAGCGATGAACGAGTACTCCACATAGGTGAGATAGAAAAGAAGGCTTGTTTTTCATCGCCATCTGGAAAGTATAGTTTAACTTCTAACGATGTTACAAAGATTCAAAAAACAGTTCATGAAATCGTAGAACACTATGCACAAGTTCAAGACCCGAATACAAACCCTGGTGTTGTCTTTTTTAGTAAACAACCTAGTTATTCAGTCTATAAGAAAACTGTTACCTCGTTAGTAACTATCCAAGAAACCATGCGCGTATTGAAACTTATGCATGCAACATATTTTGGTTTAAAAAACCGGCGAGGTCTTATTGGTGCGACTGCTGCAGTTGCTTGGAAACCAAAAACAGATAAAACATATGAAGTAATTGCATACCGTGAAAAGAACCGATGGGGTACTCCTCGCAAGGTCGATGCATATTCTGTTCAAAAGATGGATGCAACCATCATCTCAACGTTTGATAACTATGATTATCGCAATAAACATAATCGTATTGTGCCGAATTCACCTTGTCCAATTCTTTTTGGCATCCGTGGCGACAATTCTTCTGATCTTATCGCTGCACAAAAGATGATTATTTCTGAAAAAAAAGAAAGTTGGATTCTCTTTGAAACAAATCAAGGGACTGATGATCATATACAACGAAAGAAGATAGATCAAATTAAACCCTATGATTCTGTGATCGTGAGAGGTTGCGTCTCTCAACGGCCATGGACCTTCCTTGGGGGGCATGTTTTTTTCGATATCCAAGATACGTCAGGTTCGATAACATGTGCAGCTTATGAACCAACCAAGGAATTTCGAAAAATCATCCGCGAACTGCTACCTGGAGATGTAGTAGACGTGTATGGTGGTGTTCGAAAAAAACCATTAACCATTAATATTGAAAAAATTCATGTTCATAAACTTGTACAATTTTTCGTAAAAAGTCAAAATCCTGTATGTCCAAAATGTGGTAAACATATGAAATCTCAAGGAACAAATCAAGGGTACAAGTGTATCCGCTGTCATACAAAACGAAAAAAAGCTCTTTTTTCCGAACAAGAGCGGAAAATTCAAAGAGATTTGTACGAAGTTCCAGTATGTGCTCGTCGGCATTTAAGTAAACCACTTAAGCGCATAAAAGCTACTTCTCAACCCAGATCGTAA
- a CDS encoding DEAD/DEAH box helicase — protein MYISHPLIKPDCVEQRIYQTNIAAQAIKKSTLVVLPTGLGKTIIALLVIAEKLTTTNEKILFLSPTKPLVNQHAQFLRETLLSEIPIAVFTGELAPEKRKALWDTSKIIVSTPQVIENDLITQQVNLKKVSLIIFDEAHRAVGNYSYVFVSNQYQQQREGRLVLGMTASPGNDLQKIVEVCKNLEIEHIEIRTKYDRDVRPYVYDVHIQWKEIALPQEFSQVLQLLKKSLSGYLTVLKNIGVTQSASVQLINRTKLLEIQQLIQQQLKSSLNPPKELFDAASAQNAALKLYHAIELLQTQGVNAFLTYFQRMQEEAQSKGGSKASRTIMKDLNVLEALAYAKSLTLEHPKIPEIKKIVIEQLTKHPQSQIIIFTHYRDTAYYVLKNLEGLPDVRPVRFIGQSGKEGDKGLSQKKQMEIIQQFKNRIYNVLIATSVAEEGLDIPSTDLVIFYEPVPSEIRTIQRRGRTARKMPGNVIILITKGTPDEGYYWSARRKERLMHSELETLRTSLKKKLEDPKTFYTQMIHPTDNQQRKLDESILQKSESNNDLKIFVDHRESRSEVIKRLVEKKIKIEPKQLDVGDYVLSSRLGVERKTVDDYLTSLLEGKLFLQLRKLREAYSRPLLILEGEELFTKRNINHNAIYGSFASIIIDFGIPILMTKTPQETADVLYIMACREQKDGKKPVVVRGDKWIMPVAEQQQYIVEGFPHISTVLAQRLLQQFGTIRAIANATEEELCEVPGIGKNIASEIVKILNTEYLKKQ, from the coding sequence GTGTATATCTCTCATCCTCTGATAAAACCAGACTGTGTTGAGCAACGTATCTATCAAACCAACATTGCAGCACAGGCAATCAAAAAAAGTACGTTAGTTGTTTTACCAACAGGTCTCGGAAAAACCATCATTGCATTACTTGTCATCGCAGAAAAACTTACGACAACCAACGAAAAAATACTTTTTTTATCACCAACAAAACCACTCGTTAACCAACATGCACAATTCCTCAGAGAAACCTTACTTTCTGAAATACCTATTGCTGTTTTTACCGGAGAATTAGCTCCAGAAAAAAGAAAAGCACTTTGGGATACATCTAAAATCATTGTTTCAACACCTCAGGTTATCGAAAATGATCTGATCACCCAGCAGGTCAATCTTAAAAAAGTTTCACTGATCATCTTTGATGAAGCACATCGAGCTGTTGGAAATTATTCATATGTTTTTGTTTCTAACCAATATCAACAACAACGCGAAGGCCGACTTGTTCTTGGAATGACCGCATCTCCAGGAAACGATTTGCAAAAAATTGTTGAAGTATGCAAAAACTTGGAAATCGAACATATAGAAATCAGAACAAAATATGATCGTGACGTTCGGCCGTATGTCTACGATGTCCATATCCAATGGAAAGAAATTGCATTGCCTCAGGAATTTTCACAAGTTCTTCAACTCTTGAAAAAATCATTATCTGGATATTTAACAGTTTTAAAAAATATCGGTGTTACTCAATCAGCATCAGTTCAACTCATCAACAGAACAAAACTATTAGAAATACAACAGCTCATCCAGCAACAGCTCAAATCATCACTCAATCCTCCGAAAGAATTATTTGATGCAGCCTCAGCTCAAAATGCAGCATTAAAACTATATCATGCGATAGAACTCTTACAAACACAAGGAGTTAATGCTTTTTTAACCTATTTTCAACGAATGCAAGAAGAAGCACAATCTAAAGGCGGGAGTAAAGCATCACGAACCATCATGAAAGATCTCAATGTTCTTGAAGCACTTGCGTATGCAAAATCACTCACTTTAGAACATCCAAAAATACCTGAAATAAAAAAGATAGTTATTGAACAACTCACCAAGCACCCACAATCACAGATTATCATTTTTACACACTATCGAGATACCGCATATTACGTTTTAAAAAATCTTGAAGGGTTACCTGATGTGCGGCCCGTGAGATTCATCGGTCAATCAGGAAAAGAGGGGGATAAAGGTCTTTCTCAAAAAAAACAAATGGAAATCATACAACAGTTTAAAAATCGAATCTATAATGTTTTAATCGCAACCTCAGTTGCAGAAGAAGGACTTGACATCCCATCCACTGATCTTGTCATATTCTATGAGCCTGTTCCTTCAGAAATCAGAACGATCCAACGACGAGGACGAACCGCTCGAAAAATGCCTGGTAACGTCATCATCCTTATCACGAAAGGAACACCTGATGAAGGATATTACTGGTCAGCTCGAAGAAAAGAACGCCTCATGCATAGTGAACTTGAAACACTGCGAACCTCATTGAAAAAAAAACTCGAAGATCCGAAAACATTCTACACTCAAATGATACATCCAACAGATAATCAGCAAAGAAAACTCGATGAGTCAATCTTGCAGAAATCCGAGTCCAATAATGATTTAAAGATTTTTGTGGATCACCGTGAATCACGTTCAGAAGTTATCAAACGCCTCGTGGAAAAAAAAATAAAAATCGAACCGAAACAACTTGATGTCGGCGATTATGTCCTTTCATCTCGACTAGGAGTCGAACGGAAAACAGTTGACGATTATCTTACCTCGTTACTCGAAGGAAAACTGTTTTTACAACTCAGGAAACTTCGGGAGGCATATTCACGACCTCTGCTCATTCTTGAAGGAGAAGAACTATTTACCAAACGAAACATCAACCATAATGCAATTTACGGTAGTTTTGCATCAATTATCATTGATTTCGGAATTCCAATTCTTATGACGAAAACACCACAAGAAACAGCAGATGTATTATACATCATGGCATGCCGTGAGCAAAAAGATGGAAAAAAACCGGTTGTAGTCCGCGGAGATAAATGGATCATGCCAGTTGCAGAACAACAACAATACATTGTTGAAGGATTTCCACATATATCAACGGTTCTTGCTCAACGATTATTACAGCAATTTGGAACAATACGAGCGATCGCAAATGCGACAGAAGAAGAGCTATGTGAAGTCCCAGGTATCGGAAAAAATATTGCCTCAGAGATTGTCAAAATCCTGAATACCGAATACCTAAAAAAACAGTAA
- a CDS encoding glycosyltransferase family 2 protein gives MLEIIFFFLCSLAISGELALIALWYYGGIHTTKKTFPTYTPTVTIIVPCKGITKFFEENIQAICAQNYPQYKVLFIVDSYDDPAYQIIATVHHKNPHIAVHQTIPRETCSGKIAAQLTGISMAPASEVYVFADSDIRPHNTWLYHLVQPLQNNEIGATTGYRWYIPILKTSYLISTWNMVFMVGLYYRVTNYTWGGSTAIKKTTFEQLNIADIWKNGLSDDLLLTEELKKRVSDFFVPQSIVTTSTDETVGHFFKWGKSTNDLDAMVLSILMVFLFYDVYWITTSQSSWSFLYTYRLATFRHPLPFTDFFSMYLWICRIQNDTEINAVSQTSIQISIDTNPSHPCRFCAHYHQHGSIKYQKYDNLVWKNLY, from the coding sequence ATGCTTGAGATCATATTTTTTTTCCTGTGCAGTCTCGCAATATCTGGAGAATTAGCCCTTATCGCATTATGGTACTACGGCGGTATTCACACAACTAAAAAAACTTTTCCGACGTATACACCAACTGTTACAATTATAGTTCCCTGTAAAGGAATCACGAAGTTTTTTGAAGAAAATATTCAAGCAATCTGTGCACAAAACTACCCACAGTATAAGGTTCTCTTCATAGTCGATTCGTACGATGATCCTGCATATCAAATTATTGCAACTGTACATCATAAAAATCCGCACATAGCAGTCCATCAGACTATACCACGAGAAACCTGTAGCGGTAAAATAGCAGCACAACTCACCGGAATATCTATGGCGCCAGCATCAGAAGTCTATGTTTTTGCAGATTCAGATATTCGCCCTCATAACACCTGGCTGTATCATCTTGTTCAACCACTCCAAAATAACGAAATCGGTGCAACAACAGGATATCGCTGGTATATTCCCATCTTAAAAACATCATATCTGATATCAACATGGAACATGGTTTTCATGGTAGGCTTATACTACCGCGTCACGAATTATACCTGGGGTGGATCAACTGCAATCAAAAAAACCACCTTTGAACAGCTCAACATTGCAGATATCTGGAAAAACGGGCTATCTGATGATTTGCTTCTCACAGAAGAACTGAAAAAACGGGTATCTGATTTTTTCGTTCCGCAAAGTATAGTAACAACCTCAACTGATGAGACCGTTGGACACTTTTTCAAATGGGGCAAATCAACAAATGACCTGGATGCGATGGTACTATCCATCCTTATGGTTTTTCTCTTTTATGATGTTTATTGGATTACAACTTCTCAATCTTCTTGGTCTTTTTTGTATACTTACCGGCTCGCTACATTTCGGCATCCTCTTCCTTTTACCGATTTTTTTTCAATGTATCTATGGATATGCCGGATTCAAAATGATACTGAAATCAATGCAGTATCCCAAACCTCAATTCAAATCAGCATTGATACCAACCCTTCTCACCCCTGTCGTTTTTGTGCTCATTACCATCAACATGGCAGTATCAAGTATCAAAAATACGATAACCTGGTGTGGAAAAACCTATACTAA
- a CDS encoding phosphate-starvation-inducible PsiE family protein, with protein sequence MISKEKIPFNFFKRIIVNFLMLMLAIIIVVSTGYVGWTIIDKLVIHFDPSSISNVIIDILGLFLLVFVSLELFETFKLYTQEHVVHVEAMLLVALIAISRKIILLDYNKITSDIFFGLSALVISIGTAYYLLKKTWIATIKA encoded by the coding sequence ATGATTTCGAAAGAAAAAATACCATTTAATTTTTTTAAACGGATCATTGTCAATTTCCTAATGCTGATGTTGGCGATTATTATCGTTGTTTCAACAGGTTATGTTGGATGGACCATAATCGATAAACTTGTAATCCACTTTGATCCAAGCTCCATTTCAAATGTTATCATTGACATCCTTGGTTTATTCCTGCTTGTTTTCGTCAGCCTCGAATTATTTGAAACTTTCAAATTATATACACAAGAACATGTAGTTCACGTCGAAGCAATGCTCCTAGTAGCGTTGATTGCGATTTCTCGAAAAATCATTCTGCTTGATTACAACAAAATCACCAGTGACATTTTCTTCGGCTTATCTGCTTTAGTCATCTCGATCGGCACAGCGTACTATTTACTGAAAAAAACATGGATTGCAACTATTAAAGCATAA
- a CDS encoding prenyltransferase/squalene oxidase repeat-containing protein: protein MLTEQKKKKLISFIYSREQELGGFSSSHTAPPTVEDTYFALQLLAEFNEISVSKQTIGYISQLNHLELRSPKQIYQVATIYRLTHQIDLFNDLYSKIMEDAVMLNTLSDVYYMVLIKELYQIKPARLTTKEHDLLVSVQTKNEKALVDYQQLIFLMKKFGLSFPSQEYITVIQNSQNPDGGFGIVPYSTSYLEPTYYALTCLKELHAPLLHVSRCERFVDSCITRIGGFGRQTITLPTPEYSFYAVMSLKLIEQIKKYAKPSAQCNST from the coding sequence ATGTTGACGGAACAGAAGAAAAAAAAACTAATCAGTTTTATTTATTCCCGCGAGCAAGAACTTGGGGGTTTTAGTTCTTCGCATACCGCACCTCCAACAGTTGAGGACACTTATTTTGCACTTCAGCTTCTCGCTGAATTCAACGAAATTTCGGTTAGTAAGCAAACCATCGGTTATATTTCACAATTAAATCACCTTGAGCTCCGTTCCCCAAAGCAAATATACCAAGTAGCAACAATCTACAGACTAACGCATCAGATAGATTTATTCAATGATTTATATAGTAAAATCATGGAGGATGCAGTCATGTTGAATACACTATCCGATGTCTATTATATGGTACTGATCAAAGAATTGTACCAGATCAAACCAGCCAGACTTACGACAAAAGAACATGACCTTCTTGTATCAGTACAAACGAAAAACGAAAAGGCATTAGTAGACTATCAACAACTCATTTTTTTAATGAAAAAATTTGGATTGTCGTTTCCATCGCAAGAATATATAACCGTCATTCAAAACAGTCAGAACCCAGATGGTGGTTTTGGAATTGTTCCCTATTCAACATCGTATTTAGAACCAACGTATTATGCACTTACTTGCCTTAAAGAATTACATGCACCCCTGCTTCATGTTAGTCGATGTGAACGTTTTGTTGATTCATGTATCACACGTATCGGTGGTTTCGGGCGACAGACGATAACACTACCTACACCAGAATATTCATTTTACGCGGTGATGAGTTTAAAACTTATTGAACAAATAAAAAAATATGCGAAACCAAGTGCTCAATGCAATAGTACATGA